The Myroides fluvii region AGATAACGGTTGAGATCTTCTGAGTAGTCAAATTGTTCATTCATCGAAAGCGTTGACAGAAAAACAAACAACAAAAAAGCAAAAAAACAATCTCACCAACGTCACAGATAACGGTTGAGATCTTCTGAGTAGTCAAATTGTTCATTCATCGAAAGCGTTGGCAAAAAAACAAACAACAAAAAAGCAATCTCACCAACGTCACAGATCGGTTGAGATCTTCTGAGTAGTCAAATTGTTCATTCATCGAAAGCGTTGGCAAAAAAACAAACAACAAAAAAGCAAAAAAACAATCTCACCAACGTCACAGATAACGGTTGAGATTTTCTGAGTAGTCAAATTGTTCATTCATCGAAAGCGTTGGCAAAAAAACAAACAACAAAAAAGCCAAAAAACAATCTCACCAACGTCACAGATCGGTTGAGATCTTCTGAGTAGTCAAATTGTTCATTCATCGAAAGCGTTGACAGAAAAACAAACAACAAAAAAGCCAAAAAACAATCTCACCAACGTCACAGATAACGGTTGAGATCTTCTGAGTAGTCAAATTGTTCATTCATCGAAAGCGTTGGCAAAAAAACAAACAACAAAAAAGCAAAAAAACAATTTCACCAACTGTTAAATCCCTTCTTAACTTAAGTAAAGTATAATCCAACTAGTCTTCTTTACTTTTGTCGTATAAAAAAATAACATGATACGATTATTTAAAACAGAAGACAGCAGGGCTGTGGTTGACCTTTGGTATGAAGCATCGATCCTTGCACATGATTTTATTGACGCCAGTTATTGGCAGGAGAAAAAAGCGGATATGGAACAAATTTACATACCGAGCAGTGAAACTTATGTCTATGAACAAGAGCATTGTATAGTAGGTTTTGTATCTTTGGTAGAGAATTATATCGCAGCGATATTCGTTGCTCCAAATGAACAAGGAAAGGGAATAGGCAAGGAGTTAATGCAGTTCATCAAGCAAAAACGATCAACGTTGGAGTTGGGCGTTTATGCAAAAAACACCAATTCAATTGCCTTTTACGAGAAACAAGGTTTTGTTGTTGTTGAAGAAAAGCTAGATGAGTCAACTGGAGAACGAGAAGTTGTGATGGAATATAAATAAGATGTCATTCTTTAGTCGAGTCGATTTACCTTTAGAAGAACTGTTAAGTGATACTAGCGTTGCGCTGATTGAGCAAACGCTTACTCCTATTGTGTTGCCTAAAGGTTATCGCTTGTTAGAGGATAAAGAAGGGAGCAAGCATGCCTATCTTATTAAAAAGGGAATCGTTCGTATTTTTGTTACGACAGAATGCAAAGAAATAACCTTTGAATTTGCTAGAGAAAAAGACATTTTAAGTACCTCATTGGGGTATTTTTATCAATCTCTTAGCTATGAGTGTTTCGAATTGTTGGAGGATACCACGCTCTATCAAATTGATTTAGAGGCGATGAAGCAACTGTTTTATGAATCTCTTGAAATATGCAATTGGGCTAGACAATTTACCGAACTCAATGCTATTAAAACTCAAAAGCAATTGATCGATATTCTGGTCTTAACCCCAGAAGATCGATACCTTCATTTAATGAAACACGATAAGACGCTATTTCAGCGGGTTTCGTTGAAACAGATTGCTTCTTATATTGGGATATCTCCGATTTCGTTGAGTAGAATTCGAGCGAGAATAAAGTAAAAAGCGGTTTGTACAACCGCTTTTTTTATATCATTTGACTGAATTCGATTAATGTTTCTTGGATCTGTATCATGCCAACAGAAGCTTTTTCGGCGAGCACTTCAATCTTGCGATTGAAGTGTTTGGTAGATGCAGGGTGCAAATCTATATAGTAAACCAAAGCATCTGGTTGTGCAAAATCGAGTAAGGAAGCCGCTGGATATACTTGCAATGAAGTTCCGATAATCAAAATAACATCCGCTGCTTCTACATAAGGGATGGCGCGTTCTAATTCGGGAACCATTTCGCCAAACCAAACGATATGCGGACGTAAACTATGCCCGTGTTCATTGCGATCTAAAGCTGTTAAATCAGTTGTCCAAGGGTAGACGAGTTGCTCGTTACTTTCACTGCGTACTTTGAGTAATTCACCATGTAAGTGAATGACATCTTTACTTCCTGCGCGTTCGTGTAAATCATCGACATTTTGTGTGATTACGGTGGTCTTAAAATGTTGTTGTAGTTCCGCAATAGCCTTATGCGCCCTATTGGGCTCACAAGTCAACAACTGACGACGACGATCGTTGTAAAATTTTAAAACCATGTCTTTGTTTTTGGCCCAACCAAGGGGAGAAGCCACTTCCATAATATCATGGCCTTCCCATAGCCCATCAGCATCGCGAAAGGTTTTTATTCCACTTTCTGCACTCATTCCCGCTCCTGAAAGCACCACTAAACGTTTTTCCATAATATTCTTACCTTTGCATTTTGAATAAAACGAAAGATATAATGAATATTTCAAACAAGCTATTTCAAGACAAGGAATACTTAGCTTATTTAGAAACTTTTTTAACAGAGAACCGAGTAGAGCGATTTAAAGAAGTTTTAGCGAATCGAACCAATCATATTACGGTTGTAGCGGAAGATGTGTATCAATTGCATAATACTAGCGCTGTCATGCGCAGCTGTGAAGTCTTTGGTGTACAAGGACTCCATGTGGTAGAACAAAAATTTGGCAAGCGGATCGATAAGCAAATTGCCCTTGGTGCAGAGAAATGGGTGGATATTCACCGTTATAATTCCGTACAAGGAAGCATTGACGCAATCAAAGCCAAAGGATATAAAATTGTTGCGACTACTCCCCATGGTACAGCACAAAGTTTAGATAAATTTGATTTATCAGCGCCTGTAGCTATTTTTTTTGGTACAGAAAAATCAGGATTATCTCCTGAGGTAATTGAACAAGCGGATGATTTTATTACGATTCCTATGGTAGGCTTTACCGAAAGCCTAAATATCTCTGTTTCTGCAGCGATTATTATTCAAAGCTTAACCACGCGATTGAGAGAATCAGATGTTCAATGGCAATTGACGGAAGAGGAATTATTGGTCAAGCGAATTGATTGGGCAAGAAAGTCAATTAAGGATATTGATTTCGTAACTGAGCGTTTTTTGAATGGTTTATAGTTAACGGTTTACAGTTAACGGTTTACAGTTAACGGTTTACAGTTAACGGTTTGCGCCGAAAAATGCATATCAAACATACATACAAAAAGGGTTCAGTTTTTTTAAAAACTGAACCCTTTTTGTATTATTTCATCTCATCATCTCATCATCTCACCATCTCATCATCTCACCATCTCATCGACTCACCATCTCATCGACTCACCATCTCCTTATTTCGCTCTTTTTCGAATTCGCATATTGATAAACTCAACAACGAGTGAAAAGGCAATGGCACAGTATAAATACCCTTTAGGTACAGCACCTACATCTTGTCCTGCTAATTTTGCATCCGATAAGTGCATACTTTCAGTCGTCAGCATAAAACCAATTAAAATAAGGAAAGAAAGCGCCAAGATTTGAATAGAAGGGTTGTTGTTGACAAAGGTTCCTACAGGAACAGCAAAAATCATCATTACCGCTACCGAAACAATAACTGCCGCAATCATAATGTACAACGCACCTTCGATACCGTTGGTCATTCCCACTGCGGTAAGGATACTGTCTACAGAGAAAATCAAGTCGATCAATAAAATTTGAACCAGGATGTTTCCGAATGACTTCGTTGCAATTTGTTTGGCATTAGGGGTAGAACTAATGTCTTCAGCGACTTGGACATGGGCTACCTTCTCGTGTATTTCCTTGGTGGATTTGTAAATCAGAAAAATTCCTCCCGCCAATAAAATAAGTGCTTGACCATTAAAATGAGCACTGAACCAGCCCCAATCAACGCTAAAGAGTGTTGCTTTCATTTTGATTAGCCAAGTGATGGCAAATAGTAAGCCTATTCGCATAAACATCGCTAAAAACAAACCAATTTTAGTTGCTTTTTTTCTTTTCTCTTCCGGGAGTTTACCCGTTACAATTGAAATGAAAATGATGTTGTCAATTCCCAAGACAATTTCCAAAAAGGTTAGTGTAATAAACGCTACAATAGCGTCAGCAGTTAAAAAAATTTCCATATAGAGATAGGATTATAGTTCTCCGATTTTTTTAAGGTTTCCGCGCTCTTTTCTTGCGTCACCCACTAAACCATATTCAAAAACGCAACTATCGCCATCGGTTGTAATGATTTTGATACCCACTGCTTTCTTCTCGGCCATATTTTTGGGATTCTTTTTTTGTAAAATAAATTCACAATCGTTAATCCATCGAATGCTAGAGGTGTCGATCTTTCCTTCAAATTCCTCAATTTCATATTCAGCTGTGCGAATAAAAGTTGATCTTTTTTCAACACCGTCAATTTCGGTAACAAACTCAAATTTTCCTGTTCGGAAGTTTGCACAATCGCGTTCCTGTTGGTAGCAAGAAGCAAACAAGGCGAAGCAAGGTAAAAGGTAGAATAGTTTAGTTTTCATAGAATAATTATTTCCCAAATAATGATTTCATAATGGTGTTAATACCTTTAAAAAGTAAAAACATAGAGGATAAACAAATGATGCATCCTAATCCAAAGACTGGAATAAAAAACGGATTTCCTTGGTTTTTTAACGCGCTGTGAATTACAAT contains the following coding sequences:
- a CDS encoding N-acetyltransferase; protein product: MIRLFKTEDSRAVVDLWYEASILAHDFIDASYWQEKKADMEQIYIPSSETYVYEQEHCIVGFVSLVENYIAAIFVAPNEQGKGIGKELMQFIKQKRSTLELGVYAKNTNSIAFYEKQGFVVVEEKLDESTGEREVVMEYK
- a CDS encoding Crp/Fnr family transcriptional regulator yields the protein MSFFSRVDLPLEELLSDTSVALIEQTLTPIVLPKGYRLLEDKEGSKHAYLIKKGIVRIFVTTECKEITFEFAREKDILSTSLGYFYQSLSYECFELLEDTTLYQIDLEAMKQLFYESLEICNWARQFTELNAIKTQKQLIDILVLTPEDRYLHLMKHDKTLFQRVSLKQIASYIGISPISLSRIRARIK
- a CDS encoding SIR2 family NAD-dependent protein deacylase; the protein is MEKRLVVLSGAGMSAESGIKTFRDADGLWEGHDIMEVASPLGWAKNKDMVLKFYNDRRRQLLTCEPNRAHKAIAELQQHFKTTVITQNVDDLHERAGSKDVIHLHGELLKVRSESNEQLVYPWTTDLTALDRNEHGHSLRPHIVWFGEMVPELERAIPYVEAADVILIIGTSLQVYPAASLLDFAQPDALVYYIDLHPASTKHFNRKIEVLAEKASVGMIQIQETLIEFSQMI
- a CDS encoding TrmH family RNA methyltransferase, translated to MNISNKLFQDKEYLAYLETFLTENRVERFKEVLANRTNHITVVAEDVYQLHNTSAVMRSCEVFGVQGLHVVEQKFGKRIDKQIALGAEKWVDIHRYNSVQGSIDAIKAKGYKIVATTPHGTAQSLDKFDLSAPVAIFFGTEKSGLSPEVIEQADDFITIPMVGFTESLNISVSAAIIIQSLTTRLRESDVQWQLTEEELLVKRIDWARKSIKDIDFVTERFLNGL
- a CDS encoding TerC family protein, which encodes MEIFLTADAIVAFITLTFLEIVLGIDNIIFISIVTGKLPEEKRKKATKIGLFLAMFMRIGLLFAITWLIKMKATLFSVDWGWFSAHFNGQALILLAGGIFLIYKSTKEIHEKVAHVQVAEDISSTPNAKQIATKSFGNILVQILLIDLIFSVDSILTAVGMTNGIEGALYIMIAAVIVSVAVMMIFAVPVGTFVNNNPSIQILALSFLILIGFMLTTESMHLSDAKLAGQDVGAVPKGYLYCAIAFSLVVEFINMRIRKRAK
- a CDS encoding DNA topoisomerase IV, with the translated sequence MKTKLFYLLPCFALFASCYQQERDCANFRTGKFEFVTEIDGVEKRSTFIRTAEYEIEEFEGKIDTSSIRWINDCEFILQKKNPKNMAEKKAVGIKIITTDGDSCVFEYGLVGDARKERGNLKKIGEL
- a CDS encoding DUF6095 family protein, which gives rise to MEPQGTNRKVLQKGVKYLAITLPLLFLGPIVIHSALKNQGNPFFIPVFGLGCIICLSSMFLLFKGINTIMKSLFGK